One Coffea arabica cultivar ET-39 chromosome 5e, Coffea Arabica ET-39 HiFi, whole genome shotgun sequence DNA segment encodes these proteins:
- the LOC113722664 gene encoding uncharacterized protein, whose protein sequence is MGKALCVVINLTGKDIKFTEWRRGYVEELKLWARKPFHEKTIKSGDHYAFSASEFVEHWERIQKVVRKYPEWTVSLESEDVKGIPLPLSELKDNRAFVFEMGENNELVKLTVSREEAKRRGIKKGFFGSVEKMASQLISLVNEKKTASSSVRQDENL, encoded by the exons ATGGGCAAGGCTCTCTGTGTTGTTATCAACCTCACTGGTAAGGATATCAAATTCACCGAGTGGAGGCGGGGGTATGTGGAGGAATTGAAACTGTGGGCACGGAAGCCCTTCCACGAAAAAACAATTAAGTCAGGGGACCATTACGCCTTCAGTGCGTCAGAGTTTGTCGAGCATTGGGAGCGTATACAGAAGGTGGTGCGAAAGTACCCGGAGTGGACTGTTTCCCTTGAAAGTGAAGATGTGAAAGGGATCCCGCTGCCACTCTCTGAACTCAAGGACAACAGAGCCTTCGTCTTCGAAATGGGAGAAAACAATGAGCTGGTGAAATTAACTGTATCCAGAGAAGAAGCGAAGCGCAGAGGAATCAAGAAAGGATTCTTTGGGAGTGTTGAGAAGATGGCAAGCCAATTAATCTCACTTGTG AATGAGAAGAAGACTGCTTCTAGCAGTGTGCGCCAGGATGAAAACTTGTGA